In one window of Polaromonas naphthalenivorans CJ2 DNA:
- a CDS encoding bifunctional acetate--CoA ligase family protein/GNAT family N-acetyltransferase: MDKHYLTPLFSPQSIVVFAGQADDPDRLTSRARVLHQALRAQKYTGTLQFLDIHTTGTLADLAQTGADLAIIALPPQEVAAALEIAGRLTCRSALVITSGINADGAAELKRIARREGIFLLGPNGLGLQRPHLQLNASAAGPMAKPGSLALVSQSGALTASILDWASKNGVGFSSVVSLGPNTSVDIAQVLDFLANDRQTQSIVIYLEGISSARRFMSALRSAANAKPVVVLKAGRRPAGNEAAQTHSGAIVGSDDVFDAALRRAGAVRVRSFVELFSAAKCLASRYRPVGNRLAIVTNGGGPGVLAADWVNEIHLQLGKLSPESSSALKPLLPELASLCDLIDLSEEATPAHYKAAIEAAGNDRQIDGVLAIFSPKEGVDASEVARALADVKRSMGKPLLSCWMGDASVVIGREILNEAAIPTFRTPEAAVGAFGNIASFYQNQQLLQQTPPPLSTLAKPDIEGARLIIEHVLAERRKVLTEMESKTLLSAFHIPVTQTILARSATEAMMIATQLGFPVALKIDSPDISHKSDVEGVALNILNATGVRDTFTEMMQTVSRLKPNARINGVTVQTMARAKRGREVCVGLVTDDPFGPVIAFGAGGTMIELIDDRAMELPPLNQFLARHLISRSRVAETLGAWRGASPADMNALEQILLRVSEMVCELPQLREMDINPIIVDESGAVAVDARIVIDNAPQAINGRANPYNHLSILPYPARYEQVWPLRGGGEYIVRPIHPDDAQMLQEMMSHLSQESRYFRFISSIVELPPSMLARFTLIDYDREMALVAVFKERRPGANGEALETERIVGVSRYVTNPDQSSCEFALVVADDFSGKGLGSRLMLSIMDVAREKGLSEIEGLVLAQNPGMLKLMKGLGYTIKPFAEDPDFKLVTHTL; the protein is encoded by the coding sequence ATGGACAAACACTACCTCACCCCGCTTTTCTCCCCCCAATCCATCGTCGTCTTCGCCGGCCAGGCCGACGACCCGGACCGCCTGACATCGCGCGCCCGGGTGCTGCACCAGGCGCTGCGCGCCCAGAAGTACACCGGCACGCTGCAGTTCCTGGACATCCACACCACCGGCACGCTGGCCGACCTGGCGCAGACCGGTGCCGACCTGGCCATCATCGCGCTGCCGCCGCAGGAAGTGGCCGCCGCGCTGGAGATTGCCGGGCGCCTGACCTGCCGCTCGGCGCTGGTGATCACCAGCGGCATCAACGCCGACGGCGCTGCCGAACTCAAGCGGATTGCGCGCCGCGAAGGCATCTTCCTGCTCGGCCCGAATGGCCTGGGCCTGCAGCGCCCGCACCTGCAGCTCAATGCGAGCGCCGCCGGGCCGATGGCCAAGCCGGGTTCGCTGGCGCTGGTGTCGCAGTCCGGCGCGCTGACCGCGTCCATCCTCGACTGGGCCAGCAAGAACGGCGTCGGTTTTTCATCGGTGGTCTCGCTGGGCCCCAACACCTCGGTCGATATTGCGCAGGTGCTCGATTTCCTGGCCAACGACCGCCAGACCCAGAGCATCGTCATCTACCTCGAAGGCATCTCCAGCGCCCGCCGCTTCATGAGCGCGCTGCGCTCGGCGGCCAACGCCAAGCCGGTGGTCGTGCTCAAGGCGGGCCGGCGGCCGGCCGGCAACGAAGCGGCGCAAACCCACAGCGGCGCCATCGTCGGCAGCGACGATGTGTTCGATGCCGCCCTGCGCCGCGCCGGCGCGGTGCGCGTGCGCTCGTTTGTCGAGCTTTTTTCGGCCGCCAAATGCCTGGCCTCGCGCTACCGCCCGGTCGGCAACCGGCTGGCCATCGTCACCAACGGCGGCGGGCCGGGCGTGCTGGCGGCCGACTGGGTGAATGAAATCCACCTGCAACTGGGCAAACTGTCGCCCGAATCGTCCAGCGCCCTCAAGCCGCTGCTGCCCGAGCTGGCGTCGCTGTGCGACCTGATCGACCTGTCCGAAGAAGCCACGCCCGCACACTACAAGGCCGCCATCGAGGCGGCGGGCAATGACCGGCAGATCGACGGCGTGCTGGCGATTTTCTCGCCCAAGGAAGGGGTCGATGCCTCCGAAGTGGCGCGCGCGCTGGCCGATGTCAAGCGCAGCATGGGCAAGCCGCTGCTGTCGTGCTGGATGGGCGATGCCTCGGTCGTGATAGGGCGCGAGATCTTGAACGAAGCGGCGATTCCGACCTTTCGCACGCCCGAGGCGGCCGTCGGCGCCTTTGGCAACATCGCCTCGTTCTACCAGAACCAGCAGCTGCTCCAGCAAACGCCGCCGCCGCTCTCGACACTGGCCAAGCCCGACATCGAGGGCGCGCGGCTGATCATCGAGCATGTGCTGGCCGAGCGCCGCAAGGTGCTGACCGAGATGGAGTCCAAGACGCTGCTGTCGGCATTCCACATCCCGGTCACGCAAACGATTTTGGCGCGCAGCGCCACCGAGGCGATGATGATCGCCACGCAGCTGGGCTTTCCGGTGGCGCTGAAGATCGACTCGCCCGACATCAGCCACAAGTCGGACGTCGAAGGCGTGGCGCTGAACATCCTGAACGCCACCGGCGTGCGCGACACCTTTACCGAGATGATGCAGACCGTTTCGCGCCTGAAACCCAATGCGCGCATCAACGGCGTGACGGTGCAGACCATGGCGCGCGCCAAGCGCGGCCGCGAGGTGTGCGTCGGCCTGGTCACCGACGACCCGTTCGGCCCGGTGATCGCCTTTGGCGCGGGCGGCACCATGATCGAGCTGATCGACGACCGGGCGATGGAGCTGCCGCCGCTGAACCAGTTCCTGGCGCGCCACCTGATTTCGCGCTCGCGCGTGGCCGAAACCCTGGGCGCCTGGCGCGGCGCCAGTCCGGCCGACATGAATGCGCTGGAGCAGATCCTGCTGCGCGTCTCGGAAATGGTCTGCGAGCTGCCCCAGTTGCGCGAGATGGACATCAACCCGATCATCGTCGATGAGTCCGGCGCGGTGGCCGTCGATGCGCGCATCGTGATCGACAACGCGCCGCAGGCCATCAACGGCCGGGCCAATCCCTACAACCACCTGTCCATCCTGCCCTACCCGGCGCGCTACGAGCAGGTCTGGCCCTTGCGCGGCGGCGGCGAATACATCGTGCGCCCGATCCACCCGGACGACGCGCAGATGCTGCAGGAAATGATGTCGCACCTGTCGCAGGAAAGCCGCTATTTCCGTTTCATCTCGTCCATCGTCGAGCTGCCGCCCAGCATGCTGGCGCGCTTCACGCTGATCGACTACGACCGCGAGATGGCGCTGGTCGCCGTGTTCAAGGAGCGCCGTCCCGGCGCCAACGGCGAGGCTCTGGAAACCGAGCGCATCGTGGGCGTTTCACGCTACGTCACCAACCCCGACCAGTCGAGCTGCGAGTTCGCCCTGGTGGTGGCCGACGACTTCAGCGGCAAGGGCCTGGGTTCGCGCCTGATGCTCAGCATCATGGACGTGGCGCGCGAAAAGGGACTGTCCGAGATCGAGGGCCTGGTGCTGGCGCAAAACCCCGGCATGCTCAAGCTCATGAAGGGCTTGGGCTACACCATCAAGCCGTTTGCCGAGGACCCGGATTTCAAGCTGGTCACGCATACGCTGTGA
- a CDS encoding type II toxin-antitoxin system Phd/YefM family antitoxin codes for MHTVSLSEFRANASAMLDRVEQGETVRILRHGKPVAELVPVQPAAPEKLPSWKRPIHPLEYQRADGKSLAQLIMDERESARY; via the coding sequence ATGCACACCGTCTCCTTAAGTGAATTCCGCGCCAACGCGTCGGCCATGCTAGACCGGGTCGAACAGGGCGAAACCGTGCGCATCTTGCGGCATGGCAAGCCGGTCGCCGAACTGGTGCCTGTCCAGCCGGCCGCACCCGAAAAGCTTCCCAGCTGGAAGCGCCCGATCCATCCGCTCGAATACCAGCGTGCCGATGGCAAGTCGCTGGCGCAACTGATCATGGACGAGCGTGAAAGCGCACGGTACTGA
- a CDS encoding histone deacetylase family protein — translation MLPAYITHPDCALHEMGAHHPECPERLGAINDMLLVKGLLDYMHPYDAPLATPEQLAHAHSSLYVSELMAASPAEGYHKVDPDTDMNPFTVRAALRAAGSVVLATDLVLTGDAPSAFCCVRPPGHHAQRDAAMGFCFFNNVAVGIRHALTQHGLQRVALIDFDVHHGNGSEDIFRGDERVLMCSIFEQGIYPFTGENATGPNMVNVGLPSRSGSDKFREAVTSHWLPALDAFKPELIYVSAGFDGHREDDMGNLALVEADYEWVTKKIMAVAERHCQGRVISCLEGGYVLSPLARSVAAHVKVLIGAD, via the coding sequence TTGCTGCCCGCCTACATCACCCATCCCGATTGCGCCCTCCACGAAATGGGTGCCCACCATCCCGAATGCCCCGAGCGTCTGGGCGCCATCAACGACATGCTGCTGGTCAAGGGCCTGCTCGACTACATGCATCCCTACGATGCGCCGCTGGCCACGCCGGAGCAGCTGGCCCATGCGCATTCCTCGCTGTATGTCAGCGAACTCATGGCGGCCTCCCCGGCGGAGGGCTACCACAAGGTCGATCCCGACACCGACATGAACCCGTTCACCGTGCGGGCGGCATTGCGCGCGGCCGGCTCCGTGGTGCTGGCCACCGACCTGGTGCTGACGGGCGATGCACCGAGCGCTTTTTGCTGCGTGCGCCCGCCCGGCCACCATGCGCAGCGCGACGCCGCCATGGGCTTTTGCTTTTTCAACAACGTCGCCGTCGGCATCCGCCATGCGCTGACGCAGCACGGCCTGCAGCGCGTCGCGCTGATTGATTTCGACGTGCACCACGGCAACGGCAGCGAGGACATCTTTCGCGGCGACGAGCGGGTGCTGATGTGCTCGATCTTCGAGCAGGGCATCTACCCGTTCACCGGCGAAAACGCCACGGGTCCGAATATGGTCAATGTCGGCCTGCCCTCGCGCTCGGGCAGCGACAAGTTCCGCGAAGCCGTCACCAGCCACTGGCTGCCCGCGCTGGACGCCTTCAAGCCCGAGCTGATCTATGTGTCGGCCGGCTTTGACGGCCACCGCGAGGACGACATGGGCAACCTGGCCCTGGTCGAGGCCGACTACGAATGGGTTACCAAAAAAATCATGGCGGTGGCCGAGCGCCATTGCCAGGGCCGCGTCATCTCGTGCCTGGAAGGCGGTTACGTCCTGAGCCCACTCGCGCGCAGTGTTGCCGCGCATGTCAAGGTGCTGATTGGCGCCGACTGA
- a CDS encoding type II toxin-antitoxin system VapC family toxin: protein MKLLFDSSAIAKRYKRESGHDAVERLLMGADTVVLAAHCKVEIASCLSREVHDHSIDMDQYAYAMGEVAQDFVDFEVRPISPEIEALALAVMAQNRLRAMDALHIGTAQVARVDLFVTADRKQALAAQAAGLKTELIEA, encoded by the coding sequence ATGAAGCTGCTGTTTGATTCTTCGGCCATCGCCAAGCGCTACAAGCGCGAGAGTGGCCACGACGCGGTGGAGCGCCTGCTGATGGGCGCGGACACGGTGGTGCTGGCGGCGCATTGCAAGGTTGAGATTGCTTCCTGCCTGAGCCGCGAGGTGCATGACCATTCCATCGACATGGACCAGTATGCGTATGCGATGGGCGAGGTGGCGCAGGACTTTGTTGACTTCGAGGTGCGGCCCATCAGTCCCGAGATCGAAGCGCTGGCGCTGGCCGTGATGGCGCAAAACCGCTTGCGCGCCATGGATGCGCTGCACATCGGAACCGCCCAGGTGGCACGGGTTGACTTGTTTGTGACGGCTGACCGCAAGCAGGCCTTGGCGGCGCAAGCCGCCGGCCTGAAAACTGAACTGATAGAGGCTTGA
- the bktB gene encoding beta-ketothiolase BktB codes for MTREVVVVSGVRTAIGTFGGSLKDTPPTELAALVVRESLARAGVEGKDVGHVVFGHVVNTEAKDMYLSRVAAVNGGCAEGTPAFNVNRLCGSGLQAIISASQSILLGDADIAIGGGAENMSRGPYASLATRFGARLGDSKLVDMVVGALHDPFHTIHMGVTAENIAAKWGITREEQDALAVQSHNRAQKAIEAGYFKEQIVPVMLKSRKGEVAYDTDEHFRPNCTLADMAKLKPVFVKENGTVTAGNASGINDAAAAVVLMEAGVAEARGLKPLARLVAYAHAGVDPKYMGIGPVPATQMALKKAGLTVNDLDVIEANEAFAAQACAVTRDLGLDPAKVNPNGSGISLGHPIGATGALITVKALHELKRIQGRYALVTMCIGGGQGIAAIFERM; via the coding sequence ATGACCCGTGAAGTAGTAGTTGTCAGCGGTGTGCGCACCGCCATTGGAACCTTTGGCGGCAGCCTGAAAGACACGCCGCCCACCGAGCTGGCCGCGCTGGTCGTTCGTGAATCGCTCGCGCGCGCCGGCGTCGAGGGCAAGGATGTCGGCCATGTGGTGTTCGGCCATGTCGTCAACACCGAAGCCAAGGACATGTACCTGTCGCGCGTGGCAGCCGTCAACGGCGGCTGCGCCGAAGGCACGCCCGCGTTCAACGTCAACCGCCTGTGCGGCTCGGGCCTGCAGGCCATCATCTCGGCCAGCCAGAGCATTTTGCTCGGCGACGCGGACATCGCCATTGGCGGCGGCGCCGAAAACATGAGCCGCGGCCCCTACGCCAGCCTGGCCACGCGCTTTGGCGCGCGCCTGGGCGACAGCAAGCTGGTCGACATGGTGGTCGGTGCGCTGCATGACCCGTTCCACACCATCCACATGGGCGTGACGGCCGAGAACATCGCCGCCAAGTGGGGCATCACGCGCGAGGAGCAGGACGCGCTGGCCGTGCAGAGCCACAACCGCGCCCAGAAGGCGATTGAAGCAGGCTACTTCAAGGAGCAGATCGTGCCGGTGATGCTCAAGAGCCGCAAGGGCGAAGTGGCGTATGACACCGACGAGCATTTCCGCCCGAACTGCACGCTGGCCGACATGGCCAAGCTGAAACCCGTGTTCGTCAAGGAAAACGGCACGGTGACGGCTGGCAACGCCTCGGGCATCAACGACGCGGCCGCTGCCGTGGTCTTGATGGAAGCCGGCGTTGCCGAGGCGCGCGGCCTCAAGCCCCTGGCCCGTCTGGTCGCCTACGCGCATGCCGGCGTCGATCCGAAATACATGGGCATCGGCCCGGTCCCGGCCACCCAGATGGCGCTGAAAAAAGCCGGCCTCACGGTCAATGACCTGGACGTGATCGAGGCCAACGAGGCGTTCGCCGCCCAGGCCTGCGCCGTCACGCGCGACCTGGGGCTCGACCCGGCCAAGGTCAATCCGAACGGCTCGGGCATCTCGCTGGGCCACCCGATTGGCGCGACCGGCGCCCTGATCACCGTCAAGGCGCTGCACGAGCTCAAGCGCATCCAGGGCCGCTACGCGCTGGTGACGATGTGCATCGGCGGCGGCCAGGGCATCGCGGCGATTTTCGAGCGGATGTAA